Genomic DNA from Phycisphaerae bacterium:
CCCACGTCCTGAACGCCCTCTGCGCCGCACGGCCCGTCGCCCTCAAACGCCTGCCCAACGACAAACTCACAGCCGTCGAAGCCCTGCGCGGGGCAACCGTCGAACTGCACCAACAGGACCCCGCCCAGACCATCCGCAAAGCCCTGCGCGAAACCAACACCCTGCAGCCCAAATCCCTCGCCGCCCGAAACTACCTCGCCAACCACCACTCCTACCGCCAACTCGCCCAGACCATCCTCGACCGCACGGCATAGCTCTGCCTCCGAAGAGAGCCGCGAACGTAAAAGAACGCGGTCCTCACCCGCCGAAGGCGACTTACCCTTGGAAACGACACGCCGGAAGGTAGAATGGTGTTCCTCTTGATACGGCGACAGCAAAAACTCGAGCGGAAATGCGAAAACACCATACTCCAAATCGTCAAGCAGCCCAGGCAGCCAAGATGAACGAGCATTCCTCTAAACCCCTCGCCTCCCACCTGCGGACCGAATACCTCGAAAACCCCCTTGGCATCGACGAACCCACCCCTCGTTTCTCATACCTGCTCGACCACTGCACCCTCCAAGCCGAAAGATGCATTGAAGTCCGAAACGACTCCGGCGCAACCGTCTGGAACTCCGGCTGGGTGTCCGACGAGGCCTCAATCCAAATCCCCTACCAGGGACAGCCGCTGCGATCATTCACCCGCTACCTCTGGCGCGTCAAAGTCCGCGACACCAACGGCTGCGAAGGCGACTGGAACTCGGAAGAAGCCTCCTTCGAAACCGGCTTCATGGATCGGCCCTGGACCGGCAAGTGGATCGGCTGGCGAACCGGCGTAGGATTCAGAATGCCCGTCCAACGCATCCTCCGCGACTTCTCCCTCCGCTCGCCGGTGGCCAGGGCACGCCTCTACGTCACCGCCCTGGGCCTCTACGAAGCGTACCTCAACGGCAAGCCGGTCTCCCACGACTGCTTCACTCCCGGCTGGACCGACTATTTCAAAAGGGTGCAGTACCAGGCCTACGACGTGACCGAACGGCTGCAACGCGGAGACAACACCCTCGCCCTCCACCTGGGCGAAGGCTGGTACAACGGACGAATCGCCCGGCACTGGCGGAACAACAACCCCACCTACGGCGATACCAACATGCTCAGGTGCGAACTGCACCTGACCCTCGCCGATGGATCGACTCAAACCATCGTCTCCGACCGGCGGTTCCAATACATCAACCGGGACGGCGCCATTCGGGCCAGCGACATCTACGACGGCGAAATCTACGAAGCCTGGCGCGACACGTCCTGGATGCTGCCGAACGGCTGCCGCGACTCCGCCGTGCCCTGCAAGGAATTCTCCAATTCCACCCCGATCGTCTGGCACAGCGGAGCCAGAGTGCGACGGATAATGGAACTCAAACCCGTCACAATTGCCAAACAGGCCTCCGGAGCCTATCTCGTGGACTTCGGACAAAATCTCACCGGCCGCGAAAAAATCCGCCTCACCGACGCCAGACAAGGCGCCACCATCGTCATCAAGCACGGCGAAATGCTCAATCCCGACGGCGCCCTCTATCTCGAAAACCTCCGCACAGCCCTCGCCACCACGGTCTATAGCTGCGGAACCCGCAACGAGGAAATCTACGAACCCCATTTCACCTTCTTCGGCTTCCGCTACCTCGAAATCAATGGCTGGCCCGGAGCCTTGCGCAAATCCCACATCTCAGCCGTCGTCCTCTCCTCCGATCTGGAACGCACCGGAGAATTCTCCTCCTCCCACCCCCTGCTCAACCAGCTCTACTCCAACGTCATCTGGGGCCAGCGAGGCAACTTCCTCGACGTGCCGACCGACTGCCCCCAGCGGGACGAACGCTTCGGCTGGACGGGTGACGCCCAGGTCTTCATGGACACCGCCACCTACAACTTCGACGGTTCCGCGTTCTATACCAAGTGGATCGCCGACCTGAATTCCTGCCAGCAACCCGACGGCGCCTATCCTTACATCGCTCCATCGCCCTTCGACGGCTACAAATCGTGTACCGGCTGGAGCGACGCCGCCCTCATCTGCCCGTGGATCATGTTCTGGAAGTACGCCGACCTCCGCCTGATGTCCACGTACTTCGACCAGATGAAAAAGTACCTCGACAGCCAGATAACCGATGACCGGCTCATCACCGGCAATGCCATCCATGGCGACTGGCTGAACCTCGACGATCCCACCGGAAACGAGTTCATCTCGACGGCCTATCTCTGCGGCATGGCTAAACTACTCTCCCGAATCGCCGCCATCCTCAACAGGCACAACGAGTCGCGAACGCTCGACGCCCTGGCCGCTCGAATACAAAACGCCTTCCAAACCGAATTCCTCGACGCCCGCGGAATGCCCAAAGAACGCAGCCAGACCGCCCTGCTCCTGTCGCTCCACTTCGACCTCCTGCCCGAACCGTCAACCGCCCGCGTCGTCAAAGCTCTCGTCGCCGGCATCAGAAAGCACGATACGCACCTGACCACCGGATTTCTCGGAACGCCGCTGCTCCTGCCCGTCCTGAGCCGTTACGGCCAGACCGATCTGGCCTACGATCTGCTGCTGCAAACTACCTATCCCGGCTGGCTCTACCCCATCACCCAGGGCGCCACCACCATGTGGGAGCGTTGGAACAGCTACACGCACAAGGACGGCTTCGGCGACGTCAGTATGAACTCCTTCAACCACTACGCCTACGGCGCCGTCGCCGAGTGGTTCTATCAGACCATCGGCGGTATCCGCCCGGACTACTCGTCCTTCGCCAACGCCGGCTTCAAACGCTTCATCCTGGCCCCTCAGCCCGGACACCGATTGACCCACGCGAGCGTAAGCTACCGCTCAGCTCACGGCACGATCGCCTCGGCATGGAAAAAACGAGGAAACCGCCTGACGTGGAACTTCTCCGTGCCCTGCAATACCGCCGCCACAGTCGTTCCGCCCTACCGCACCGTCGTGAAGCACTCAGCCAACCTGCCCGATCGGCTCCCGGACCAATTCGAAGTGCCCGCGGGTGACTACGAACTCCAAATGCAGACCGCCGACCCTGACCGATAGCCGCGTGGCAATTCCTTCTCCGTCCTGCCGCCCTCGCCGCCTCCGGCGGCGCAGCCTACTTCTTCGCCCGAACCTCTTCCTTGATCCGCTGAATATGCCCGCGGCCAAGCGCCTTGACTTCGCAGCCGAGCTCGAAATATCGCCGAATCTTCTGGTCCGTTAAAACCCCGAAACAATCGATCACCGCCAGCGGCGCCCCCGCCCACTTGACCACGTCGTCCGGACTCAACTCCAGATACGGACTGTGCCGAACTGCCAGGATCAACGCCTCCGCCCCCTTCAATGCCGCCGACACGTCCTTCTGCACCCGCAGGTTGACCAACTCCTCCTGGTTCCGGAAAAACCGCTTCCACGAATGGCCCGGCGCCGGATACGTATCCTGACTCTCCAGCTCGTACCAGTGGTCCACGTACGGATCGTGCACCCGCATGTCCGCGCCCATCTCCGTCAGCTTCCGCACCACCAGCTCCGATCCGCTGTACCGCGTGTCGCCTACGTCCTGACGGTAGCTCGCCCCGCACAGCAGCACCGACGCCCCCGCGATGTACTTGCCCATGTTCCGCAGCGCGTCACGCGTCAACTCCGCCGCGTGCAGCCCGCGCGTGTCGTTGATGTCGATCGCCATCGGCGTGATCTTGAAGATATCGTCCTCGAACCCCAGAATATGCTTGTACGCCCACTGACCCAGACCGCCGTCCTTCGGCAGGCAGTACCCGCCGATCCCCGGTCCAGGAAAAATCATGTTCGAATGCGTCGGCCGCATCCGAATCGCGTCGATCACCTTGATCAGGTCCACCCCGTTCCGCTCCGCGAACAGGCTCCACTCGTTCAAAAACGCCAGAATCGTCGCCCGATACGAATTCTCCACGATCTTCGTCGTCTCCGACTCGATCGGACGGTCCATCACCGTCAGCGGGAACTTCTCCGTGTTCAGCACCTCGGTCAAAAACTTGACCACCCGGCCACGCGCCTCCGGATTGACTCCCGAACACACCCGCCAGAAATCCCGAATCGAACTCACGTACTCCCGGCCCGGCATCACCCGCTCAAAACTGTGCGACAGCAGCGGGTCCGTCTTGATCCCTCGCGCCGTGAACGCCTTCTTCATGATCGGAAACGCGATGAACTCCGTCGTCCCCGGCGGCACCGTCGTCTCGATCAGCACCAGGCACCCCGCCGGCACCTTCCGCCCGATCGTCCGCATCGTCGCCTCCAACGCCGCGATCTCCGCCTCCCCCGTCCGCAGATTCCCCAGATCCCGCTTCGAATAATCGCACTGCACGTCCACCACCACGCAGTCCGCCAGCTTCAGGCAGTCGCTGTTGTACGTCGCCACCAGCGTCTTCTTCTCCCGCACGCACCGCGCGATCATCGGATCCACCTCCGGGTCCTCCGCCTTCACCGGCGACTCCCCCTGATTCAGCAGCGGAATCTTCCAGTAGCTCCGCACGCTCGGCCGCTGACAGCCGATCACGAACTTGCTCGGCTTGCCCGTCTTCTTGTCCACCGTGTCCGCCACGATCGCCGCCATCACCGCCCCCACGAACCCCAACCCCATCACCACCACCACTTCCTGACCGTCCGCCCGCGCCTGATCCGCCAGCTTCTTGAGCCGCTCGAACTCCGCCGCGTACTCCCCCTGCTGCGGAACGACATACCCCTGACCCGAAGGACTGACAGATTCCTGCGCCATGACGGCCTCCTCGAAATAGATTGCCCTACCTCCAAAAGGAACCGACATCCTAAAAAACCGCCCACGCATTGTCAACAACATCATCCCACCGCCCCCACCTCCAGCCCCCAGAATCCGACCGCACCCACTCGAAACTGCGCCGCGCAAGCATACCCTTTGCGTTCGCTTCGTGACAGGCGTATGATCTACCGGCATAGGAGTGCCGGGCATCGCTCATGCCCTGATCGCCCGCGGGACCGTCCAAGCCGAGAGGGGGACACACGCGATGACAAAGCTCAAGGCGGAGAAAATCACCCTCCTGATCGCCATCGCCGCCACCACCTTGCTGCCCGTCTGGTTCATCCCCTATGACGAGCCGACGGCGGGCCTGCAGGCCATCAAGATCCTCGCCAAGATCGGATCGCTGGTCGGCGCCATGCTCCTGGTCTGGCAGTTCCTGCTGGGATTCCGGGGCGCCGTCGGCTGGC
This window encodes:
- a CDS encoding family 78 glycoside hydrolase catalytic domain yields the protein MNEHSSKPLASHLRTEYLENPLGIDEPTPRFSYLLDHCTLQAERCIEVRNDSGATVWNSGWVSDEASIQIPYQGQPLRSFTRYLWRVKVRDTNGCEGDWNSEEASFETGFMDRPWTGKWIGWRTGVGFRMPVQRILRDFSLRSPVARARLYVTALGLYEAYLNGKPVSHDCFTPGWTDYFKRVQYQAYDVTERLQRGDNTLALHLGEGWYNGRIARHWRNNNPTYGDTNMLRCELHLTLADGSTQTIVSDRRFQYINRDGAIRASDIYDGEIYEAWRDTSWMLPNGCRDSAVPCKEFSNSTPIVWHSGARVRRIMELKPVTIAKQASGAYLVDFGQNLTGREKIRLTDARQGATIVIKHGEMLNPDGALYLENLRTALATTVYSCGTRNEEIYEPHFTFFGFRYLEINGWPGALRKSHISAVVLSSDLERTGEFSSSHPLLNQLYSNVIWGQRGNFLDVPTDCPQRDERFGWTGDAQVFMDTATYNFDGSAFYTKWIADLNSCQQPDGAYPYIAPSPFDGYKSCTGWSDAALICPWIMFWKYADLRLMSTYFDQMKKYLDSQITDDRLITGNAIHGDWLNLDDPTGNEFISTAYLCGMAKLLSRIAAILNRHNESRTLDALAARIQNAFQTEFLDARGMPKERSQTALLLSLHFDLLPEPSTARVVKALVAGIRKHDTHLTTGFLGTPLLLPVLSRYGQTDLAYDLLLQTTYPGWLYPITQGATTMWERWNSYTHKDGFGDVSMNSFNHYAYGAVAEWFYQTIGGIRPDYSSFANAGFKRFILAPQPGHRLTHASVSYRSAHGTIASAWKKRGNRLTWNFSVPCNTAATVVPPYRTVVKHSANLPDRLPDQFEVPAGDYELQMQTADPDR
- a CDS encoding GDP-mannose dehydrogenase, with the translated sequence MAQESVSPSGQGYVVPQQGEYAAEFERLKKLADQARADGQEVVVVMGLGFVGAVMAAIVADTVDKKTGKPSKFVIGCQRPSVRSYWKIPLLNQGESPVKAEDPEVDPMIARCVREKKTLVATYNSDCLKLADCVVVDVQCDYSKRDLGNLRTGEAEIAALEATMRTIGRKVPAGCLVLIETTVPPGTTEFIAFPIMKKAFTARGIKTDPLLSHSFERVMPGREYVSSIRDFWRVCSGVNPEARGRVVKFLTEVLNTEKFPLTVMDRPIESETTKIVENSYRATILAFLNEWSLFAERNGVDLIKVIDAIRMRPTHSNMIFPGPGIGGYCLPKDGGLGQWAYKHILGFEDDIFKITPMAIDINDTRGLHAAELTRDALRNMGKYIAGASVLLCGASYRQDVGDTRYSGSELVVRKLTEMGADMRVHDPYVDHWYELESQDTYPAPGHSWKRFFRNQEELVNLRVQKDVSAALKGAEALILAVRHSPYLELSPDDVVKWAGAPLAVIDCFGVLTDQKIRRYFELGCEVKALGRGHIQRIKEEVRAKK